In the genome of Anabaena cylindrica PCC 7122, the window TTGGGTTCAACATACAACCTTCAGGAATAATAATTTCTAATGGTTTCAGACAACCTGCATTGAGGGGAATATTATCATCTACTAAAGTCCGAAAAACATATAAAACTGCTGCTTGAGTGACAGCTTTGGGAGCATTGAAATTACTATTTAATTGTGCAGATGTGCCAGTAAAATCAATCTTGGCACTGCGATTTTCTCCGTCAATTATTACTTTAACTTGAATTTTAGCCCCGCTATCCATCTCATAAATAAATGAACCATCTTTGAGAACATCAATCGCTCGTCTCACTGATTCCTCAGCATTATCTTGAACAAACTGCATATAAGCTTTAACTGTTTCTAGTCCATATTGTCTGACCATTTTCCCAAGTTCTTCTACTCCCCTTTCATTAGCAGCAATTTGTGCTTTAAAATCGGCAATATTTTGGTCAGGATTACGGCTAGGATAAGGATGATTTTGCAGAAAATCTCTCACTGCTGCTTCTTGAAAAGCTCCCTGTGCAACCAAGAGAAAATTATCAAAAATAATTCCTTCTTCTGCCACTGTAGTACTGTGAGGAGGCATAGAACCGGGAGTAATACCACCTATATCAGCTTGGTGTCCACGGGAAGCAACAAAAAATAGGAGACTGGGAATATTTTCCCTACTCTCCAGAAAAACAGGGGTAATGGCTGTGACATCAGGTAAATGAGTACCACCGTTGTAGGGGTTATTTGATAGATAGACATTTCCCGGTTTGATTGTATCCCCTTGATCATTAATTAAACAGCGAACACTTTCGCTCATTGAGCCTAAATGTACGGGAATATGGGGAGCATTTGCAACTAATAGACCAGAAGCATCAAAAATAGCACAGGAAAAATCTAGCCGTTCTTTAATATTCACTGATGTCGCTGTGTTTTGCAGAACAATTCCCATTTCTTCGGCGATAAATTGATAGAGATTTTTGAATATTTCTAAACGTACAGGATCTGCTTGAGAAGTTGTGTACATTTTTTGTACCTAAACCTAAATTAATTAACTTCAACATAAACTGTGTAGGTTGTTTTGAGCAGTAAGAACCAACCTACACTTGCAGTTATTTTTTAAATGGTATCTGGGTCAATATTTAATTCCCGCAATTTTGCTGCTAAACGTTCTGCTCTTTGAGCTTCTTTTTCTGCTCTTTGAGTTTCATTGTCTGCGGTTTCTTCAGGTGTAGGTACTAAATTTCCTTCTGGTGTGAAATAACGTAATAAACCTTGATGAATCCCCAAATATAAGTATAGTTGTTCACTCCATAAATGTCCTTTTTCGTTAGCTTTTACAGGTTGATATTTTCCATTTATTAACTGAAAACCTACAAATTCTAATGTATAGGGATCAAACCAAAAGTATTCCGGTGTGCGAAAAGTTTCTTGATAAAGTTCTTTTTTAGATTCCCTATCAGTCTTCGCTGTTGTTGGTGAGAGAATTTCTACAATTACATGAGGATATTTACCATTTTCTTCCCATACCACCCAACTTTTACGCGTTTTGCGTTCAGTTCCTAAAACTACAAAAAAATCAGGACCACGAAACTTTTCTGTTTTTTTCTGGTTAGGACTATAGTAAATGCTCAAATTTCCTGCTGCATAGAAATCATTTCTATCTTTCCACAACCATTTAAGACATTTAATTAAGAGCATAATTTGCTCTAAATGTAGTTCTGTTTCCACGGGAGGTTCATCACTATATAAATCACTGGGAGGAAAAATCACATCTTCAGAGATGTTTTGTTCATCTACTAATTCTTGAGTAATCATCATGATATGATACCAAGTAGTTATTTGTTTATTTTAGCATTAATTACAGGCGCTATAAATATCACTAGAAAACACGTTCTAAAATCAAATAATTACGTTCGGTTAATTTTGCTTTCCAGTTAGCTTCAACTACAATTGTGCTAATTTTTTCAACAATGATTGCAGTACCATTTATACAATCTCCTGGTTGTAAATCTTCCCGACGATAAACTGGCGTATCATGCCATTTTTCATCGGTAAACATCTGGACTGTTTTCATGGGTTGTGGAAGTTCTTCTGCAAGGCGTTTACGAATAATTAATGCTTCTTCAGGAGTATCCATTTTTTGAATTACTTCTACTGAAACAGATTCTATAATTAAGGTTTTTTCTGTTTGAATAAAACCATAACGTGATTTATGTTCAATTTCAAAATTTCGTTGCATTAATGCCACATCTGAGGCGAAATCAACGGTTAAAATAGAGTTGGTTTCTTCATATTTTAAATTAACTTTTTTAACTACTTCTTCTAAATCATTTTCTTCCTGAGTTAATTCACTTCTGGCTTGGGTTTCCAAAGATGCCATTAATTGCTGTAATTGAGGAATTAATGTTTGATGTAAAGGTTGTTCTACTCCTGTAACTTTGGTTGTTCTCACATCAGCTAAACCCATTCCATAAGCAGAGAGAACACCAGCAAAAGGGTGAAGAAATATCTTTTTTATCCCTAAAGTATCAGCAATTAAACAAGCAACTTGTCCTCCTGCTCCACCAAAACAACAAAGCACATATTGACTAACATCATAACCACGTTGGAGGCTAATTTTTTTAATAGCATTGGCCATATTTTTAACAGCAATCGTAATAAAGCCAGATGCTACTTGTTCAGGAGTTCGATAGTTTCCTGTGACAGATGTAATATTTTCTGCTAGTTGAATAAATTTCTGTATGACAATTTCTTGATCTAGGGGTAATTTACCTTCAGTACCAAAAACTGCGGGAAAATATTGAGGCTGAATTTTTCCTAATATGACATTAGCATCTGTGACTGTTAATTGTCCACCACGTCGATAACAAGCAGGCCCTGGATTTGAACCAGCAGATTCTGGCCCAACACGATAACTAGAACCATCAAAGAATAAAATTGAACCACCACCGGCAGCAATTGTGTTAATTGCTAAGACGGGAACTCGCATCCGCGTACCTGCAATTTCTGAATCTAATTGTCTTTCATATTCCCCTTTAAAATGGGCAACATCTGTACTTGTTCCTCCCATATCAAAGGTAATAACTAAATGAAAACCTGCTCTTTTACTAGTTTGCACTGCACCGACAATACCACCAGCAGGACCACTTAAAATACTATCTTTACCTTGAAAGTTTGCCGCGTCGGTTAATCCTCCATCAGATTTCATAAACATTAATCTGACATTGGGTAAGTGACTAGTTACTTGGTTAACATAGCGACGGAGAATAGGAGTTAAATAGGCATCGACAACTGTTGTATCTCCTCGATTTACGAGTTTCATTAATGGACTAACTTGATGAGATACAGAAATTTGCGTAAATCCGATTTCTTCGGCAATTTGGGCTATTTGTTGTTCATGGTGGGGATAGCGATCGCTATGCATGAAGACAATGGCACAACTCCTAATTTCTGTATTATAAACTGCCTGTAAATCTGTTTTAACTTGCTCAATATTTACAAAGATTAATTCATTACCTTTTGCATCATATCTTTCATTTACTTCAATTACTTGTTCATAAAGCATTGTTGGTAAAATTATATTTCGAGCAAAGATATTAGGACGGTTTTGGTAGCCAATTCTCAGCGCATCTTTAAAGCCTTTAGTAATAATCAAGACGACTCTATCTCCATGCCTTTCTAACAGCGCATTGGTAGCTACTGTTGTCCCCATTTTGATTATTTTTATTGTTTGATCAGGAATGGGTTCATTAGCAGATAGCCCGATAATATCCCGAATTCCCTGGATCACTGCATCTTGATATTGTTCAGGATTTTCTGACAGTAATTTATAGACTATCACCCATTGATGGTTGGGCAAAGGGACAATTAAAAACCGTTTGGTATATTTTGAGAGTCTGTCTATGATTGTCTGGTTATTGGTAATAGCAACAATATCTGTAAATGTCCCACCTCTATCTGCAAAAATTTTTAGCATTATTCAACTTCCTCAGTTGCAATATGAATTAAGTTACAGCAGCTTCTAACATTTTAATTGTGCCATTATCAGTGTCTATTTCTACTTCCAAACCTATAGGTACTGTAAATTTGTCTTTAATATGACCAATCATAGAACCATACCAAGCGGGAATACCTAAAGGTTGAATATGATGTTTTAATATTTGGATTAATGTAAATGATGGTTCATCTCCTGGTTGACAATTTGTGCATTGTCCAAAAATAAAACCAGAAATTTGATTGAGAATACCAGCATTTTTTAATTGTGTTAGCATTCTGTCTATGCGATAAATATCTTCACCTATATCTTCTAGAAATAAAATGCTTTTATGCCATGATGGTAAATAAGGTGAACCCACCATTGCAGCTAGAATTGACAAATTACCACCAATAAGTTTACCTCTTGCTTTTCCTTGGTTAATTATTGCTATTTTCCCCTCATTAGTGGGGGTATTTTGCATGATTAATTTTTCTCCATCAAATAAGATATTTTTAAAATAATCAATTGTAAATTGATTCCATGTGGAAGTGGCAACTGCGCCATGAAATGTAATTAATCGACTGCGAGCATTAATAGCTAATAATAAAGAAGTAATATCGCTGTAACCTATAATTATTTTAGGATTTTTACGAATGAGGGGATAATTAAGTAAAGGTAAAATACGATTACAGCCCCAACCGCCACGCATGGCCATAATTGCTTTTACAGAATTGTCTGCAAACATGGTATGAATGTCTTGGGCGCGATCGCTATCTTTTCCGGCTAAATAGCCATGACGATCTAAAATATGTGCGCCTGTTATTACTTTCAGCCCTAACTTGCTCAAAGCTTGTTGTGCGGTTTCGATGTCTTTGGGTTCGATAATACCAGCGGGGGCTATTAATCCTACGGTATCACCTATTTTTAGATGTGGTGGTTTGATAATAATGTTTGGTGAAGTCTGAATTTCGGCGATAACTGGGGCAATGTGGGTGGCTATGGTAGTTAATCCCAATGTGGTGAGAAATTGACGACGGTTGATGCTCATGGAGTATGTAGGCTGAACAATTACAACAACAAAGTTTTCAAACTTAAGGAAAATTTAACAATGTTAATCTTAAAGATTTCTTAAGAAATTGCCCAAAAAAATTGACCCTCAGAATGGTAGATAAAAGAACGTGTAAAACAGAGATTTAGCAAAAAAATAGCAGAATTTGAACAGGTATTCTATTGTTGTCATGTATTCTCTTGGCGAACTCTGAGTAGAAAAAAAAAGAAGCCCAAATTGTAAAATTGACTATAGCTGATATACTAATCCTATGATATGTCGCTCAAGTGTCACACTTAGCAATATCACAAAATGGTGTTTATCTAACCACGTATGTAAACGTGTATAAACTATGGAAACTACTGCAAGTTTAATTCCAGAATTTGAACAATTATTTAGACAAAAACTGAAACTAAATAATTGTAAACTCAAAAAGAAAAGACAAGAGAATAATTATGAAATTACTACTCCATCTAAAGATGTTTTTCTGATGTATTGGTGTGAATTTCCAGAAATTAACTTGATCTATCAACATATAGGAGTACGCACAGCACAGACTGGCGTTTATGAAAAGGCTATCCGCTCTCATATTAATTTTTGTGTCACTAGCATTAAGGATAAACCACTCTCTTAATTAAGATTCCTGGTAATACCTTTACTATTCAAATAACAAATAGAATCATATATTATACTCTCGTCAGGTTTTGTATATAGCCTTTCCCACTCTAGTTAGATACAAAATTACCCCTCCCCAACCCTCCCCTTGGTAAGCTACGGTGTACACACAAGTCTTGAAATCATACCTAACGCTTGGTTTTGCCACTCTAAATCCCAATTTTATAGAGAGATGGAGGTTTGAGTTTCGCAAAATATCAGGCATTTCAGGGGCTAAAAAACCTGAAACCTATGAGTTAACCACTTGTGTGTACACGGTAGCCTTGGTAAGGGGAGGGTGCGCGACAGCGCGGGTGGGGTGTATTTCATGAGATTGGGAATTGCTATAAGCATTTCAGTCATTGGTAGGACTTATGCAATTGTCACACCAAACATCTATACTTATGGTGCGTCAGATATCAAATATCTGTTTATTTGCAGGATATATAAAGTCTGATGCATCCTAACAAAGCAAGTCAGTTGTGTGAGTCTTGATTGGCTTTAAACTGATGGATGGTTTGGGAAGATAACCGACGAGAGTTTACTAATTTGGATGTAAATACTTCTTAGTTTATGGCACTGAAACGCTTTATTATCGAAATGGGTATGGGTGTAGACCAGCATGGACAGGAACCGACGGTAGCAGCAGCGAGAGCGGTTAGAAATGCGATCGCTCATAATGCATTGCTTGGTATTATGGAAGTAGCAGGGCTAAAAGATCCTAACGATATGATTGTAGAAGTCAAAGTCGCAGTTCCTTACCCCGAACAGGTACGGGAAGCAGAGGTATTAGCCGTACTCCCCTTTGGTCGCAAAACCCTCACTGTAGAGGCCGGAGGAATGGTAGTGGACGGATTAGCAATTCCTGCACTCAACGATAAAAATGACGAAATGTTAATAGCAGTGGCAGCAGTGACAGTTTTGGTTGAAACTGAATAACCGAATTTGAGATTATTGCAGGCAAGTTAGTAGCGGAAAATGAATATAAAGTTTATTGCTACGTGGTATCCGCAAATATGATGCTTCTGGTTTTACAAGTTTTACCTTAGAAGCTTTTAATCTGATTGATCGACCTTGAATTTCTGCGCTAAACTAAATTTATTGGGATAATCTCTGGCGGTAGATTCAATTCACCATCTATCTTCATCACTTCAGTTATAATGCCTTCAGAGCCTAATAAATCACTCGAAATCCAGGATATCATCGGACTCAAAGCGCAACACTTCGCAGACTTAATTAGAACTGCACAGTTGGTTTTTGATCCTGCTGCGGGACTTTCTGGAAGAAATGTAGAAATTGACTGGGAAAACTTTGGTATTCCTGTTGATGTAGCGGATAATCTCAAAGAACTTGGTCAAGAATATCAGTATTCTTCTCCTCACCTTCCGCCTGAAGTCGTGTGGAGTAAGTTAACCACCGAAACTCGTATTTGGTTCATTGAAAATAAAAATAGTTTGTGGCGGTTTGAAGAACTTTTCCCTGCGCTTGACGAAGACTAAAAAGCTGAATAAATTTCAGCAATACATTTTGAAAGTAGGATGCAAAATTATTGTATCCTATTTTCTATTTTTGCTATTTTATAGCCTTTCCCACTCTAGTTAGATACAAAATTACCCCTCCCCAACCCTCCCCTTGGTAAGGGGAGGGTGCGCGACAGCGCGGGTGGGGTGTATTTCATGAGCTTGGGAATTGCTATAATTAAATGCTCTATAGTATAGAAACTTGTAAGGTTAATGTTGATGATTTTTAAATCTCAACCCGGAATAGAGCTAAAAGTGATGGAATTAAGTACTAACTAATCTTTGACAAAAGATGCGTATGAAAATTTCTGCTGTTAGACTTTTACTAACTTCTTTTTGGTTGATATTTGGCTTCTTGGCTACAAATTTACAAAAAATTAATAGCGTTTTAGCAGAAGCGCCCCTAGAAACTTCTCAGTTAATTAATAGTCAAAAAATTACTGTCAATAAATCTGAGTTTGGGGTCAGAATAGTTGATGCTAAGGGTAAAGTTAATTTTTTTCCCACCACTAAAGTACCACTCAAAAAAGGTGATGCCTATGGTTGGCAGATTAAACTTAAAAATTACCGGGGTAAAGTAAAATGGCGTGAAGTTTTGCGTTTACCCAAAGCACCAGAAACATGGGCTACACAAGAAGATGATAATTTTTCTATCTCCGTAGATGGAACAACAGCTATCACAAAACGTACACAAATTTCTAGCAATGGTGTAATTGAAAATTTTTGGAAAATAGCTCCAGGAGATCCTCTTGGTAAACATAAAATAGAGGTTTATGTTGATGAGCATCTTATTGCAGCTTTTGAGTTTGAAACGGTAGAGTTTTAGCCAACGAAAACAGGTAAAAAACCTATATAAAAAAGAAGTCTGAGTTGTAGAATTTATTCAGACTTCTTTTAATTTTCAGGTTTTTATTCTTCTAATTCAATTTCTTCCTCTTCCTCTTCTTCATCTCCATGTAATTTAGAAACAGCAGAGTTAGCCGAAACTATAGCCCCTTTATCTAGTTTTTCTAGCACCAGTTCTTTAATTTTCTCAGCAAATTCCTGCTTTTCTTCTAAATACTTGATAGCGTTGTCTCGACCTTGGGAAATGTTGTCGCCATTGTAGCTGTACCAAGCACCTTTACGTAATAAAATGCCAGTTTCTTCTGCTAGGTCAACTAAGCAACCTAATGTAGAAACTCCCTTGCCAAAAATAATGTCAAATTCGGCGATTCTAAAAGGTGGTGCTACTTTGTTTTTAGCAACTTTAACTTTAACGCGATTACCAAATTCATCTGTACCTTTTTTCAAGGTTTGAATACGGCGAATATCTAAACGTACCGAGGCGTAAAATTTCAGGGCGTTACCGCCAGTTGTGGTTTCTGGGCTACCGTAAGTAACACCAATTTTTTGCCGTAACTGGTTGATAAAAATGACTGTGCAACCTGATTTACCAATATTTCCGGTAATTTTTCGTAAAGCTTGGCTCATTAAACGAGCTTGTAAACCAACGTGGATATCGCCCATATCGCCTTCTATTTCGGCGCGGGGGACTAATGCGGCTACGGAGTCAATAACGACAATATCAACTGCGGCTGAACGCACAAGTTGATCAACAATTTCTAAACCGGCTTCACCTGTGTCAGGTTGGGAAACGAGTAAATTATTAATATCTACGCCTAATGCGGCGGCGTAGGTGGGGTCTAGGGCGTGTTCGGCATCAACAAAGGCTGCGATACCACCTTCTTTCTGCACTTCTGCGATCGCATGGAGTGCTACTGTAGTTTTACCAGAACTTTCTGGCCCATAAATCTCAATTACCCGCCCTTTGGGTAAACCACCACCCAAGGCTAAATCCAAAGTCAGCGCCCCGGTGGAAATAGTCTCCACACGCATCCGGGTAGCATCACCCAAGCGCATGATTGCCCCTTTGCCAAAACTGCGCTCAATTTGGTTGAGTACCATAGTCAGCGCTTTTTGCTTGCCAGAAGTATCGGTGTTGGTATTGGTGTTGGTTGCCATTAGAGCCTCTAAATATAGAATTTAAGAATTCTTGCGGTGGGAGTTTAAGTAGAACAGATATACTATCTTAACCGAAAAATGTGGGAATAGTATTTTTAATGCCAAAAGGCTGAGAACATCCTAACGCGATCGCTATCCGATTAGGTCTTGGCACTCCAAAATTGAGAAAAAACGTTATTCTTTCTGCGTCAAAAAGATACACGCACCAGCTACTAAGAACGCCAATGCACCATTAATCGCAGCTATTACAGGCGTAATTCCTGGAGCAAATATAAACCCAAATATACTCATCGCCAAAGAGAACCCACCAAAATATATACCAATTCCTAACCCAGCCCAACGCTGCGGCACTAGCTCTAAAATAAAAGGAATTGCACCATTGACAATTAAACTAAATCCAGATACTATAAAAAATATAGTGGGAATCTGTGCGCCCATATATACTAATCCCAGCATTGCTACAACAGTCGCCACGATACCAGAGAGCATTGCTTGAATATTGCCAATTTTAGTAGCAAAGAATCCCGCAGGTAAAGCCACAAGTGCGATCGCTAATCCAATCCCCAACATGAATAAACTAATATCATTAGTGTTGAATTGGGTTTTGAGAACTTTGCCTAAAGCATCCATAAGTAAGCGAGAACCCCACGCTACACTAAATCCGGTTCCTAGAATTAAGCTTAATTTTTGAATCAGTATGATTGATATTTCAGCTTTTTCTTGAGTTACTGGAATTTCTGGGGGGTTAAAAAAGCGTAACGCAAAGGCAGCAGCCAAGAGAACAAAAGATGCGATCGTAAAAGCAAAAATCGGACTTAGACTGAGAATAAAGTTATTAGCAATTCCCCTAAAAGCCCCAACTATTCCCCCCGCTAGAGTTACAAAACTGACAGCTAAAGGTAACTCAGATGGAACTGCATATCTTCCCAACAAAGAAATAGCAGGAGAACGAAAAACCGTCATTGCTAAAGCCCAAGCTATCAAAACCAAAGGTAAAATGCCGCGTATCACCTCAATTGGTGGCACAAAAGTCACAATACATGGTATAGCAATAAACAAAGCCGATGCTAAAATCACACCAACAGCAATAAAAGGAAAACGACTTCCTATTTTGAATTTAGCTTGATCCGAGAGTCCCCCCATCAGTGGTTCCATCACCACAGCCAAGGCATTTTCTACAACTAATATCCCAACTGCGAAAGACGCGGGAAACCCAAACTGAATCAAAAGTTTAGGCAAATAGGCATTATATACCAACCAAGCTAAAGTAATAGCTCCCTGCAAGCCTGCTAAAGCCCAAACTTGTACCCATAAGACACTTGGTGGAGATTTCGAGGTATTCATAATTTTGATATAGGGGAGAAAAGGTCACAGGTGACAGTATTTTATCTTTCCCTGTTCCCTGTTCCCTATTCTCTGTTATTTAATACTGAGGAACCGAAGAATCTACTTCTTGACTCCAAGCATTAATACCACCCTTAACATTCGTTCCCGCAATACCTGCTTCTTTCAGAATACCCAGGGCTTTAGCCGAACGTCCGCCCATTTTACAATGAGCAATTAAGCGGTGTCCATTGAGAATTTCTTTCACCTTAGCCACACCTTCACCGTTTTCAATATCTGGTAAGGGTATCAAAACCGAACCGGGAATTTTGGCAATTTCATACTCATGAGGGTTACGGACATCTAGCAGGACAAAATCTTTCGCACCACTATCTAGTAACGCCTTCAATTCCTGAACAGTCATTTCTTGCATTTCCATCTGCTGTTTCGCTTCTTCTGCTTGTGCTTGAGGAATACCACAGAATTGTTCGTAATCTATTAACTTTTCAATTACTGGACGAATGGGGTTAGGACGCAGTTTCAATTCCCGGAATTTCATATCCAAGGCATTGTAAAGCACCAACCTACCACTGAGAGTGTTACCGTTACCAAGAATAATTTTGACGGTTTCCGTAGCTTGAATAATCCCAATCATTCCCGGTAAAATTCCCAACACACCACCTTCTGCACAAGAGGGAACCATTCCTGGTGGTGGTGGTTCTGGATACAAGTCACGATAGTTGGGGCCACCTTCGTAATTAAATACGGTTGCTTGTCCTTCAAAGCGGAAAATTGACCCGTAAACGTTGGGTTTATCCAATAATACGCAAGCGTCGTTAACTAAATACCGGGTGGGGAAGTTGTCAGTTCCATCCACTACGATATCGTAAGGCTTAATGATATCAAGGGCATTTTCTGAACTCAAGCGAGTCTCATATAAATCAACTTGACAATGGGGGTTGATTTCATGAATACGGTTTTTTGCTGATTCGATTTTGGGTTTACCCACCCAGGATGTGCCGTGAATTACTTGGCGTTGTAGGTTAGAAGTATCAACAATATCGAAATCAACAATACCAATGCGGCCAATACCTGCTGCGGCCAGATATAACAGCAGTGGTGAACCTAGTCCACCCGTACCGATACATAATACACTAGCCGCCTTGAGGCGTTTTTGCCCCTCTATCCCCACTTCTGGCAAAATTAAGTGGCGAGAGTAGCGTTCATAGTCGTCTTTAGTCAACTGGATTTCATCCAGATTGGGATTGAGCATAGCAGTTAGATGAGTCAGCGCGGAGTATTAATACTAACGAAAAAAGATAGTCGTTGTTAAGTTAGGTTGTTAAATTTATTGGTAATAGGTGATTGTTGTCAAGACTTTAGCAAGATAAATTTACCGATGTTAATATTTTGGATGTAACTATTATATACGAGTATTTTGCCTAAGGATATTGAGATATGTAAGCGATCGCTCACAATATATGAGTTTATAGTAACAGTTTTACTAATTTGCTATCATTAAATATAACCAGTATTTTTATATGTTGTATAATTTTAATCATGCCTATATATAATCTATCTCCAACTTACGATGGTCTCAAAAAGGTTCGATATTTATTTATTGATGGTGGTTGTCTAGAATCACTTCTAGCAACGCTATCTAAAGATTTTTTTGGAGAAATTAAAATAGAAATTGACTATCAAACATTAGGAAAAGGCTTTACTAAAGTCTTCTATTATGATTGTTTACCTGCCCAAAAATCAGAAGAGAATCAAGAGAATTACAACAATCGAGTTCAACCCAAAATTGATCTATTTAACCACCTGAAGTCATTGGATGGATTTCATGTTTATGAAGGAACTGCTCGATTTAGAGATAAAAAAAGAGGACAAGAACAAAAGCAAGTTGATATTATGATCGCTGTAGATATGCTAACGCATTCCTTTCGGCAAAATATGCACGAAGCAACTTTATTAACGGGTGATCTAGATTTTAAACCTCTTATTGATGCTCTTGTACAAGAAGGAATGTATATATCATTATGGTATCCACAGGGTAGAACAAATGATGAGTTAGTTCATTCTGCTGATTCTAAAAAAGCCATCACAGTTGATATAGTTAAAGAATGGTTTACGACTGATTTCCGAGAAAAAGTTAAAATTTCTAATTAGAAGAATTACGGGAAGATCCGGATTCATGAATCAATACAGTATGATTGTTCAATGGTCAGACGAGGATCAGCTTTTCTTAGTTACAATTCCCGAATTTAGCCATCTTGTGATTATGCCTTGTACTCACGGTAAAACTCGTGAAGAAGCAATTAAAAATGGGGAAGAAGTAATCGAAATGTACCTAGAAGCTTGGGAAGCAGAAGGTGAATCTATCCCTGAGCCTAA includes:
- a CDS encoding type II toxin-antitoxin system HicB family antitoxin; protein product: MNQYSMIVQWSDEDQLFLVTIPEFSHLVIMPCTHGKTREEAIKNGEEVIEMYLEAWEAEGESIPEPNTLQIVS
- the moeB gene encoding molybdopterin-synthase adenylyltransferase MoeB — translated: MLNPNLDEIQLTKDDYERYSRHLILPEVGIEGQKRLKAASVLCIGTGGLGSPLLLYLAAAGIGRIGIVDFDIVDTSNLQRQVIHGTSWVGKPKIESAKNRIHEINPHCQVDLYETRLSSENALDIIKPYDIVVDGTDNFPTRYLVNDACVLLDKPNVYGSIFRFEGQATVFNYEGGPNYRDLYPEPPPPGMVPSCAEGGVLGILPGMIGIIQATETVKIILGNGNTLSGRLVLYNALDMKFRELKLRPNPIRPVIEKLIDYEQFCGIPQAQAEEAKQQMEMQEMTVQELKALLDSGAKDFVLLDVRNPHEYEIAKIPGSVLIPLPDIENGEGVAKVKEILNGHRLIAHCKMGGRSAKALGILKEAGIAGTNVKGGINAWSQEVDSSVPQY
- a CDS encoding NYN domain-containing protein, yielding MPIYNLSPTYDGLKKVRYLFIDGGCLESLLATLSKDFFGEIKIEIDYQTLGKGFTKVFYYDCLPAQKSEENQENYNNRVQPKIDLFNHLKSLDGFHVYEGTARFRDKKRGQEQKQVDIMIAVDMLTHSFRQNMHEATLLTGDLDFKPLIDALVQEGMYISLWYPQGRTNDELVHSADSKKAITVDIVKEWFTTDFREKVKISN